From a single Hemitrygon akajei chromosome 28, sHemAka1.3, whole genome shotgun sequence genomic region:
- the LOC140717825 gene encoding uncharacterized protein has translation MMFSCSECGKGFTRSSDLLAHWSVHTGERPFTCSDCGKGFSQLSQLKVHQRVHTGERPFTCSDCGKAFSRSSNLLAHLRVHTGERPFTCSECGKGFSQLSNLLAHQRVHTGERPFTCSDCGKGFSHSAHLKQHQRIHTGERPFTCSDCGKGFSRSSDLKQHLRVHTGERPFTCSHCGKGFSQSCNLVSHYQVHTGERPFTCSECGKGFCHSSYLKKHQRVHTGERPFTCSECGKRFTQSSQLKVHQRVHTGERPFACSDCGKGFTQLSNLLAHQRVHTGEKPFTCSHCGKGFTQLSNLLAHQRVHTGEKPFTCSECGKGFNHSASLQKHYGVHTGGKV, from the coding sequence atgATGTTctcctgctcagagtgtgggaaaggattcactcgatcatctgacctACTGGCACACTGGTCAGTTCACacgggggagaggccgttcacctgctcggactgtgggaaggggttcagtcagttatctcaactgaaggtacatcagcgagttcacaccggggagaggccttttacctgctcagactgtgggaaggcgtTCAGTCGATCATCTAACCTACTGGCCcacttgcgagttcacactggggagaggccgttcacttgctcagaatgtgggaaggggttcagtcaGTTATCTAATTTACtggcacaccagcgtgttcacactggggagaggccgtttacctgctcagactgtgggaagggcttCAGTCACTCGGCCCATCTGAAgcaacatcagcgaattcacactggggagaggccgttcacctgctcggactgcggGAAGGGTTTCAGTCGATCGTCAGACCTGAAGCAacacctgcgagttcacactggggagaggccgtttacctgctcacaTTGTGGAAAGGGATTCTCTCAGTCGTGCAACCTTGTGTCGCACtaccaagttcacactggggagcggccgttcacctgctctgaatgtgggaagggattctgcCACTCATCTTACCTgaagaaacaccagcgagttcacactggggagaggccgttcacctgctcagagtgtgggaagagattcactcagtcatctcaattGAAGGttcatcaacgagttcacactggggagaggccatttgcctgctcagactgtgggaaaggattcactcagttatcaaacttactggcccaccagcgagttcacactggggagaaacctttcacctgctcacattgtgggaagggattcactcagttatctaacttgttggcacaccagcgagttcacactggggagaaaccattcacctgctcagagtgtgggaaggggttcaatCATTCAGCCAGCCTCCAGAAGCACTACGGAGTTCACACTGGGGGAAAAGTTTAA